The Xenopus tropicalis strain Nigerian chromosome 7, UCB_Xtro_10.0, whole genome shotgun sequence genome includes a region encoding these proteins:
- the il4i1 gene encoding L-amino-acid oxidase, whose product MKTLLLIATYFLWVTAFPRDNPLAKCFQDKDYNSLLKIAKRGLKKTSNPKRVVIVGAGIAGLTAAKVLEDAGHKVILLEASSRIGGRILTYRNKEAGWYAELGAMRIPTYHQIVMTYIKKFNLSVSEFVEYNANTWFAVNNIVKRTYAVRDNPDLLAYKVKDSEKGKSPDELFQESLAQVLDDFKASNYSCKKVMNMYDSYTVKEYFLKKSNLSSEAVRMIGDLLNMHSFMFLSFPEMLQIQYDISDIVKYNEIVGGFDHLPRAFSQQLFSPLYLDSRVEKVSQSEDGVSVFFWHQHKQRNISADYTLLTPTAKALQMVEFQPPLSTNKFEAIKNIHYSGSTKIYLSFRVRFWEQEGIFGGKSITDNPSRFIYYLSHEFENMTGGVILASYTWSDEAMLFVGLSDEECMKAALNGLARIHGDHVFQHWDGSGIVKKWSTDPYSLGAFAAFTPYQMSDYAAELSYNEGRIYFAGEHVAYPHGWIETSIKTALRAVKRIHET is encoded by the exons ATGAAAACACTAT TACTGATTGCAACTTACTTTCTTTGGGTGACTGCATTTCCAAGAGATAATCCCCTGGCAAAATGTTTCCAAGATAAAGACTACAACAGTTTGCTAAAAATAGCAAAGCGAGGTCTCAAGAAGACTTCAAACCCTAAACGTGTAGTGATTGTTGGAGCCGGAATTGCTGGGTTAACTGCAGCAAAGGTTTTAGAAGATGCAGGGCACAAG GTCATATTACTGGAAGCCAGTAGCCGTATAGGAGGACGAATACTTACTTATAGGAATAAAGAAGCTGGATGGTATGCAGAATTAGGAGCAATGAGGATTCCTACTTATCATCA GATTGTCATGACATACATAAAGAAGTTCAACCTTTCCGTCTCTGAGTTTGTTGAGTACAATGCAAATACATGGTTTGCTGTAAATAACATTGTAAAGAGAACCTACGCTGTAAGAGACAATCCTGACCTGTTGGCTTACAAGGTGAAAGACTCTGAAAAAGGAAAATCCCCTGATGAGCTTTTTCAAGAAAGTTTGGCTCAG GTTTTAGATGACTTCAAGGCTAGCAACTACAGCTGCAAGAAAGTAATGAACATGTATGATTCCTACACTGTCAAG GAATACTTCCTTAAGAAATCTAATCTGAGCAGTGAAGCTGTCAGAATGATTGGAGATTTGCTGAACATGCACAGCTTTATGTTTCTGTCATTCCCTGAAATGCTGCAAATTCAATATGACATCAGTGACATTGTCAA GTACAACGAGATTGTTGGAGGGTTTGACCATCTCCCAAGAGCATTCTCCCAACAGCTTTTTAGCCCTCTTTATTTGGATTCAAGGGTGGAGAAAGTGTCACAAAGTGAAGATGGGGTGTCTGTATTTTTTTGGCATCAACATAAACAGCGTAATATCAGTGCTGACTACACACTCCTCACTCCAACTGCCAAAGCTCTCCAGATGGTTGAGTTCCAACCACCACTATCAACAAATAAGTTTGAAGCTATCAAGAACATTCATTATTCTGGTTCTACAAAGATATATTTAAGTTTCCGTGTTCGTTTTTGGGAGCAAGAAGGAATTTTTGGAGGCAAGTCAATAACAGATAACCCCTCTCGATTCATCTACTACCTCAGCCatgagtttgaaaatatgactGGTGGAGTGATCTTGGCTTCTTACACTTGGTCAGATGAAGCCATGCTATTTGTTGGTTTAAGTGATGAAGAGTGCATGAAGGCAGCTTTAAATGGTCTTGCTAGGATCCATGGTGATCACGTTTTTCAACACTGGGATGGATCTGGGATTGTGAAGAAATGGAGCACTGACCCATACAGTCTTGGGGCCTTTGCAGCTTTCACTCCTTATCAAATGTCAGATTATGCAGCAGAGCTTTCTTATAATGAGGGAAGGATTTATTTTGCAGGAGAACATGTGGCTTATCCTCATGGATGGATAGAAACATCAATAAAAACTGCTTTAAGAGCTGTTAAGAGAATCCATGAAACTTGA